Proteins from a single region of Streptomyces sp. HUAS 15-9:
- a CDS encoding MarR family winged helix-turn-helix transcriptional regulator: protein MKEVKGPGGLPHTLTFRLGTLGAVIGDRFAQRIERYDLKPKHVGLLTALTQGSFASQQDLAGRLGVAPSLVVSLADHLERLGAVERVRDPGDRRRQVLTLTDRGRELLADCAAEARALDAEIAAHLTADQCRLLHVTLGSLAARAGLPTD, encoded by the coding sequence ATGAAGGAAGTCAAGGGCCCCGGCGGACTGCCGCACACGCTCACGTTCCGGCTCGGCACCCTGGGAGCGGTGATCGGCGACCGGTTCGCCCAGCGGATCGAGCGGTACGACCTCAAGCCCAAGCACGTGGGGCTCCTCACGGCCCTCACCCAGGGCTCGTTCGCCTCCCAGCAGGACCTGGCGGGCCGCCTCGGCGTGGCCCCCAGCCTGGTGGTCTCGCTCGCCGACCATCTGGAACGGCTGGGCGCGGTCGAGCGCGTGCGCGACCCCGGAGACCGCCGCCGCCAGGTCCTCACTCTCACCGACCGGGGCCGCGAACTGCTGGCCGACTGCGCCGCCGAGGCCCGCGCCCTGGACGCCGAGATCGCCGCCCACCTCACCGCCGACCAGTGCCGGCTTCTCCATGTGACGCTGGGCTCGCTGGCGGCCCGCGCGGGCCTGCCCACGGACTGA
- a CDS encoding DUF4383 domain-containing protein, whose product MASHASQSDTRRRIRFDEHLPVDHRLNRVYRVGAGLMGLFLLAFGILGLTNNIGFFDTGGNTAMGLNTDGALSVLSVCVGLLLFVGMVVGGNFASTLNMTLGILFLLSGFLNLALLDTPHNFLAFKMQNVLFSFVVGILLMVFGMYGRVGTTLPDDNPYWRARHPDAVLPERRDRPDQVR is encoded by the coding sequence ATGGCCTCACACGCATCGCAGTCGGACACTCGGCGGCGGATCAGGTTCGACGAGCACCTTCCCGTGGACCACCGGCTGAACAGGGTCTACCGGGTGGGCGCCGGTCTGATGGGCCTGTTCCTGCTGGCCTTCGGCATCCTCGGCCTGACGAACAACATCGGTTTCTTCGACACCGGTGGGAACACGGCCATGGGGCTGAACACCGACGGCGCGCTGAGCGTCCTGTCCGTCTGCGTCGGGCTGCTGCTCTTCGTGGGCATGGTGGTCGGCGGGAACTTCGCGTCCACGCTGAACATGACCCTCGGCATCCTGTTCCTGCTGAGCGGGTTCCTGAACCTCGCCCTGCTGGACACCCCCCACAACTTCCTGGCGTTCAAGATGCAGAACGTGCTGTTCAGCTTTGTGGTGGGCATCCTGCTGATGGTGTTCGGGATGTACGGCAGGGTCGGTACCACCCTGCCGGACGACAACCCGTACTGGCGGGCCCGCCACCCCGACGCGGTGCTGCCGGAGCGGCGAGACCGGCCCGATCAGGTGCGGTAG
- a CDS encoding amidase domain-containing protein: protein MAAASVVAGVALIPNWSAGAAVVDDPTVDAATKATFQKLADAVFTDRTDALVDGGRKKRATSGFSGDVKLSATRSREENSALTELHGRKSRLAKLGEKYSAGSTRVTLDATRVTGRTAKADVTESTTLTYAKVKGTEPKTTGFQAHHELTFRADRNGTWQLTDIKDTDNGYIAVNQVAKQPTVAVKASPADDGPPSAPRAATTWPAPANTKQLTGGTYDYKAMVAYATKYWKNYNPDYPDYNGQGAGGDCTNFVSQSLKAGGWKHVPGYTYDFHKWFGNSEIQSDSFVGVNEFSWFALSSKRVTSLANVYQLDLGDVLQMDFNKDGSKDHSMIVTYRSPQGVPYVSYHSTNTYNRSVASLVASYPTAAFYAYRT, encoded by the coding sequence GTGGCCGCCGCCTCGGTCGTCGCCGGAGTGGCCCTGATACCCAACTGGAGCGCGGGCGCCGCCGTAGTCGACGACCCGACCGTGGACGCCGCGACCAAGGCGACCTTCCAGAAGCTGGCCGACGCGGTCTTCACCGACCGCACGGACGCGCTGGTGGACGGGGGCCGCAAGAAGCGGGCCACGTCCGGTTTCTCCGGCGACGTCAAGCTGTCCGCCACGCGGTCGCGCGAGGAGAACTCGGCGCTGACCGAACTGCACGGCCGTAAGTCGCGCCTCGCGAAGCTGGGCGAGAAGTACAGCGCCGGCAGCACCCGGGTCACGCTGGACGCGACGCGGGTGACCGGCCGCACGGCCAAGGCCGACGTCACCGAGTCGACGACGCTGACCTACGCGAAGGTCAAGGGCACCGAGCCGAAGACCACCGGCTTCCAGGCCCACCACGAGCTGACCTTCCGGGCCGACCGGAACGGCACCTGGCAGCTGACCGACATCAAGGACACCGACAACGGCTACATCGCCGTGAACCAGGTGGCCAAGCAGCCGACCGTCGCGGTGAAGGCCAGCCCCGCCGACGACGGCCCGCCCTCGGCGCCCCGCGCGGCGACGACGTGGCCCGCGCCGGCCAACACCAAGCAGCTCACGGGCGGCACGTACGACTACAAGGCCATGGTGGCGTACGCGACCAAGTACTGGAAGAACTACAACCCCGACTACCCGGACTACAACGGGCAGGGCGCGGGCGGCGACTGCACCAACTTCGTCAGCCAGTCCCTGAAGGCGGGCGGCTGGAAGCACGTACCCGGCTACACGTACGACTTCCACAAGTGGTTCGGCAACTCCGAGATCCAGTCCGACTCGTTCGTCGGCGTCAACGAGTTCTCCTGGTTCGCCCTGTCCTCGAAGCGGGTCACCAGCCTCGCCAACGTCTACCAGCTGGACCTGGGCGACGTGCTGCAGATGGACTTCAACAAGGACGGGTCCAAGGACCACTCCATGATCGTCACCTACCGCAGCCCGCAGGGCGTGCCGTACGTGTCGTACCACTCCACCAACACCTACAACCGGTCGGTGGCGAGCCTCGTCGCGTCGTACCCGACGGCCGCGTTCTACGCCTACCGCACCTGA